CGACTCCCTTGCGCGGACGCCAAACGCGTGCCTCCCGATCAAGCAGCCGCAGGCCTGGGCCGAGAGTGGGTACTACCCGACCCGCTACTGCACGAGCTTCGACCCGCGGACCAGGACCTACCGCGTCTCCATCAGCGACTTCGTCTACCGGACCGGTACCTCGGGGTCGGCTCGATAGGCCGGAACGGCTCGGCCCCTCGAACTTGACTGGCGAGCGCGCGGCTGAGCCGATGCCCCCCCGGGGCAAGAGTCGGCGCTCAGAAGCAGGCAGCGAATCCGGGGCAGGCGGCGGCGACGCAGATGTTTACCTCGCATTCACATTCGCAAATTTTATCTCTGCAAGACGCGCATTCATTGATCAGGTTATTGCAGGGATTCCAGCAAGTGGTGGATCCGATTGCGGATGTAATGCAGTTGTTGCACGCCACGCTCGATCGATCGGTCGTACAGGGACCGCGTCCGTTGCCGATCCGGCAATCGCCCACGCAGTGATTGTTCTCGCAGACGTCGCTCGCGCAGTCGGTCGCATCGACGCAAGGCTGGTCGTACCCGCCGTTCCCGACGGGAACGCAGGTGGCGTCCAGGCATACGTAGCGATGGCCGGTGGTGTCGGGAGCGCAGCCCAAGGCGGCCTCGCATTTCGTGCCCGGTAGCGCGCGGCAGCGCTCGGCGGACGGATCGCAAGAGCCGCTCATGCAGTGGAGGTCGGCGGTACAGGAGGCTCCGTCGGAGCGGGAGCGCTCCGAATAGCAGGTCGCCTGGCGCCTCCCGTCGAAGGCGGCGCAGAACAAGCCGGCGCCGCAGGCGTCCACGCCCCTCGACTCGCAGCAGGGCATCGTGAGGCCCTGGGTGGTGGGGTAGTCGCAGCTGGAGTCGGTGGCGCCGTCGCCACATGACGCGAAGACGAAAAGGGCGAAAGCAGCGGCGAGCCGGCGCATGGATTCTCCTGTGGGTATTCGGGCGATTCTATTCCGGCGCTCCACCGAAGCAAGGGGGAGCCTGGCGGAGGTTTCCGGAGGAAGGGGCGCGAGAGGAGACCAGTGCGGCGCAAGGCGGAGGGTCCCGGGCCAGCGGTTGCCGAGAAAAGAACCGGCGCAGGCCTTTCTGCGGCCAGGGGTGCGCAGGAACCAGCTAGAGGTCAGCTGCGCGCGGCCTGAGGCCTCATGAGCACGGTCTTTCTATGTGGATCCAAGGGGCAAGGTCGTGTCCGCGCCACCGGGGGCGCATTACTGGTTCGCCAGATGGGCGATTTATCCAAGCTCGAGACTCAGCCGGGAAGCCGACCGGCGTGCGAATTGACGGCCCACATAACCCAGCTGGGCATCCCGATCCACGTGCGCAAGTCCCTCATGCCCACGTGCCGGGGTAATAAATCCAGATGGCACGCCGTGGCTTCCGATTAAGCAATGGTGAGGAGAAGGTTCTTGTCTGAATTTAAATGGGGCGATTTGGTGCGAAGGAATGGGTAGACATCGGGTACTGCCGGCTCGCTACTGCACGAGCTTCGACCCGCGGATCGTCTTCATCAACGAGCTCGTCTAGCGGACCAATCGTCCGGCGCCGAGCCGATAGCGATCTCGGCTCAGCCTCGCGCCCCTCCCGGCGAAAGCGCGGCTGAGCCGATGAACCTTCGGGTGGACGGCGGGCGTCGGGGTCAGCGCTCGCCGTCGAACGTGGACGATTTCAGGTAGCGGCTCGGCGGCGCGCCAAGGAGGCGGCTGAACACTGCGGTGAAGGCGCTCGGGCTGCCGTAGCCGAGATCGAGCGCCACCTCGGTAATCGTGGCGCCGCTTCCCAGCCGGGTCAGCGCGGTGAACAGGCAGGCCTGTTGGCGCCACGCGCTGAAGCTCATCCCGGTTTGTTCGCGGAAGAGCCGGGTGAAGCTGCGGCGGCTCATGCCGGCGCGCGCCGCCATGGTGTCGATGCCGACCTCCAGCGACGGCGCGTCGAGGAGGGTGCGGCACAGTCGTGCGAGCCGGGGGTCGCGTGGGAGAGGGGCGCTGAGCGACAGGGTGGGCATGCGGCCGATCTCGTCGAGGAGAAGGGCCATGACCCGGCCGTCGCGGCCATCGAGCGCGTAGAACGCGGGCAGGTCGACCGCCTCGAGGAGCAGCGCATGCAGCAGCGGCGAAACGCCGATCACCTGGCAGTGCGCAGGTAGACCCGCGGCACCGGCGGCCGCTCGGGCAACGTACGCGCTGCGGGTCGATACCGGACCCGCCATGTGGACCTCATGAATCACTCCGGCGGGGATCCAGAGGGCGCGCTGCGGCGGCACC
The Vulgatibacter incomptus DNA segment above includes these coding regions:
- a CDS encoding AraC family transcriptional regulator; amino-acid sequence: MRNAHIGTYEDTPRDVVATGNDYPPHHVLPGHAHQRGQLLYASTGVLTVITAEGSWVVPPQRALWIPAGVIHEVHMAGPVSTRSAYVARAAAGAAGLPAHCQVIGVSPLLHALLLEAVDLPAFYALDGRDGRVMALLLDEIGRMPTLSLSAPLPRDPRLARLCRTLLDAPSLEVGIDTMAARAGMSRRSFTRLFREQTGMSFSAWRQQACLFTALTRLGSGATITEVALDLGYGSPSAFTAVFSRLLGAPPSRYLKSSTFDGER